The genomic region GGATGGGGCCGTACGCCGTGCCGGGAGGCTCGGCGCGGGCGGCACCCCGGATCCGGGCAGCGCTTCCGCTTCCTGTCGCCGGACGACGGCACGGTCCTGTCCGGCTCCGCGCCGTGAGGCGGAGCCGGACAGGACCGTGGGGACCGTGACCCGGGGGACGGGTCAGTCGTCGTCGCCGTCGTTGTCGTCGCCGTCGTCACCGTCGTTGTCGTCGTCCTGGTCCACGGTGACCTTGCCGCTCTTGGCGTCGACGTGCAGCTCGTGCCGCTTGCCGTCCTTGCCGGTGACGTCGACGTCCCAGCGCGGCGCACCGCGCCTGCCGTCGTCATCGTCGTCGTTGTCGTCCAGGTCCACCGACGTCACCGTGCCGGGCTGCGCGCCGAGCGCCGCCTTCACCGCGGCGTCCAGGGACACGGCCGCCGAGCGGGGCGCGTGCCGGTCGCGGTCGTCGCCGTCGTCCTCGCGGTCGGACAGGACCTTGCTGTTCCGGTCGTCCACGGTCACGTCGTGCCAGACCTTGTCGGAGCCGTAGACGTCGAGCTCCCAGACCGTACGGTCGCTGTCGTCGTCATCGTCCAGCTCGGCCTCGGTGACCGTGCCGGGGACGGCCTTCAGCGCGGCGTCGGCGGCTTCCTGGACGGTGGTGCCTCCGGCGGCCGTGGTCCTCCGCTCCCCGGCGCCGCCCGCCGTCCGGTCCGCGGTGGCCGTCCGGTCGTCCTTGCCCCCGCTGTCGGAGTCCGCGAAGGCGGCGGTCGTGGCGAGCCCGCCGCCGACCAGTACGGCCGCGGTGAGCGTGGCGATGGCGATGTTGCGCTTCATGGTGGGTTCCTCCCCGATGGGATGTGTGGTGCTGAGCGACGGGAACCACACTGGCCCGGCGATGCTGAACGCAGCCTGAAGCCACCTGAAGGCGCCTTCAGGTTCGGTTTGCGAAGCTGTCCTCATGCGCCTGTTGATCGTGGAGGACGAGAAGCGTCTCGCGACGTCCCTCGCGAGGGGACTCACCGCCGAGGGCTTCGCCGTCGACGTCGTGCACGACGGCCTGGAGGGCCTGCACCTGGCCGGCCAGGGTGTCCACGACCTCGTGGTCCTCGACATCATGCTGCCCGGGATGAACGGCTACCGGATCTGTGCCGCCCTGCGTGCCGCGGGGCACGAGATGCCCATCCTGATGCTCACCGCGAAGGACGGGGAGTACGACGAGGCGGAGGGCCTCGACACCGGCGCCGACGACTATCTGACCAAGCCGTTCTCGTACGTCGTACTCGTCGCGCGGGTCCGGGCGCTGCTGCGCCGCCGCGGTGGCTCCGCCTCGCCGGTGCTGACCGCCGGGACGCTGCGGATGGACACCGCCGCCCGCCGCGTCCACCGCGGCGAGGAGGAGGTCGCCCTCACCGCCAAGGAGTTCGCCGTCCTGGAACAGCTCGTGCTGCGGGCCGGGGAGGTGGTGAGCAAGGCGGACATCCTGGAGCACGTCTGGGACTTCGCCTACGACGGCGATCCGAACATCGTCGAGGTCTACATCAGCACCCTCCGCCGCAAGCTCGGCGCCGCGTCCATCCGCACCGTGCGGGGCGCGGGCTACCGGCTGGAGGCGCTGTGAGGTCCGTACGGGCGAGGGCCGCCCTGGGCGCCACCCTCGTCGTCGCCGTCGCCCTGACCGCCGCGGGGCTGGCCGTGCTGCTGGTGCTGCGCGGCAACCTGACGGACCGGGCCGGCCTGGAGGCGGAGGTGACCGCGCGCGAGGTGGCGGGGGAGCTGGCCGCGGGCAGGGCGTACGCGGACCTGGAGGCGGGCGACGAGGACAGCCACCCCGTCCAGGTGACCGACGAACAGGGGCGTGTGGTGGCCGTCTCCAAGGACCTGGAGGCGATCTCGGGGACGGGCACGGCACAGGTCGTCCCGGCCTCCCCGGCGCCGGTCCCCAGCCCGGGCGACGACGACGATGACGACGATGACGACGACGGGAGCGACCCGCCCCGCAGCGAGGTCTCCTCCGACCCGCCGGACTTCACGAACGGCACGGCCACGGTCGACGGGGATACGGCGGACTACCGATTCGCCGCCGTCGAGGTGACCACGCGGGAGGACGTCACCCTGACCGTCCACGCGGGGGCCCCGCTCGCGGCCGAGCAGGAGGCGGTGAACACCGTACGCAACTCCATGCTGACCGGACTGCCCGTCATGCTGCTCGTCGTCGCCGGGGTGACCTGGCTGGTCACCCGGCGGGCCCTGCGCCCGGTGGAGGGCATCAGGCGGGAACTGGCCGCGATCACCGCGTCCGAGGATCTCGGGCGCCGCGTGCCCGAGCCGGACTCCCGGGACGAGATCGCGCGGCTGGCCCGTACGACCAACGAGACCCTCACCGTGCTGGAGGCGTCGGTCGACCGGCAGCGGCGCTTCGTCGCCGACGCCTCGCACGAGCTGCGCAGCCCGATCGCCTCGCTCCGCACCCAGCTGGAGGTGGGCGAAGCCCATCCGGAGCTGCTGGACGTGCCCGGGGCCGTCGCCGACACCGTACGGCTGCAGGTGCTCGCCGCCGACCTGCTGCTGCTCGCCCGGCTGGACGCGGGGGAGCGCCCGGGGCGCACGGCGGTCGACCTGGGTGCGCTGGTCCGCGAGGAGGTCTCCCAGCGCGCGTCGGACCGGATCGCCCCGGAGGTCACCGTGGCGGACGACGACTCGCTCGAAGTCGGCGGGTCACGCGGTCAGTTGGCCCGGGTCGTCGGCAATCTGCTGGACAACGCCGAGCGCCACGCGGAGCGTTCGGTCGCCGTATCGGTGCGGGCGGACCGGGGTGACGTGCTGGTGGAGGTCATGGACGACGGAGCGGGCGTGCCCGAGGACGAACGGGACCGGATCTTCGAGCGCTTCGTACGCCTGGACGACGCCCGCAGCCGCGACGACGGCGGGGCCGGACTCGGCCTGGCCATCGCCCGTGATGTGGCCTCCCGGCACGGAGGCACACTCACGGTCGGCGAAGGGGCGGGCGGCGGCGCGCGGTTCACCCTGCGGCTGCCGGGGCGCCCCGGGGCGGGAGCGGTGGGCGACGGCTGAGGGCCGCGCTACGGCTTGCCGCGTCGGCCGCGCAGGTGCTCCGCGATCGGTGTCAGCGCCGCGTGCAGCGCGGAGAGCTCCTCGGGGGAGAGCAGGTCCATGAAGTGCCTCCGCACCGACTCGACGTGGTGCGGCGCGACCTTCCGCATCGTCTCGCCGCCCAGGTCGGTGAGGACCGCGAACAGTCCGCGCCGGTCGGACTCGCAGTGTTCGCGCCGGACCAGGCCGGCGTTCTCCATGCGGGTGATCTGGTGCGAGAGCCTGCTCTTGGACTGCAGGGTGGCGGCGGCGAGATCGCTCATCCGCAGACGCTGGTCCTCGGACTCCGAGAGGTTGACCAGGATCTCGTAGTCGTTCATGGTCAGGCCGAAAGGCTGGAGGTCCTTCTCCAGCTGATGCGTCAGCAGCCTGCTGACGTCCAGGTGGGTGCGCCAGGCGCACTGCTCCGCATCGGTCAGCCAGCGGGTGGCCGTCTCGGTCTCCATGTATGGATTCTACCTAAGATGTTGAAAGCCGGACGAAGTCTGGGAGTGTGACTCCTCGCACGCACTGCCGGGCGTCACACTCCGCAGACTACCGTTCACAGCCCGAAGCGACGCTGGAGGTCCCCCAGCTGACCGGGCATGCGAGGTGCGGAGCCGTGTTGACCGCCGCCGCCGGGCACACCCGGCTCGTGCGGGACCACACCGGTCGCCTGCTCCGGCATCAGTGCCTCGGACGACTGGAGCAGCACCGTGCCCGCCCCGACGAACTCGAACTGGTGCTCCTCGCCCGAGGTGCCGCCGATCCCGGTCAGCGAGCGCAGCCCGCCCATCACGCCCGTCATGTAGCCGTGATCGTAGTGGTGGCACGGCGAGGGGCAGTCCGCCCACCCCACCAGCGCCTGCGGGTCCACCCGCAGCGGCGGCTCCATGAAGACCACCGGGCCGTTGGAAGCGGCGACGAACTTCCCCGTGCCGATCAGGGTCAGGAAGCCCGGCACGATCGACTGCTTCAGCGCCAGCGTCGGCTGGTAGGCCAGCAGATTGCCGGACCGGATCGTCAGGTTGCCGTCCTCCAGGTCGAAGGAGTTCACATCGAAGGCCCGGTCGGCGAGCAGCATCTTGCCGCTGCCCTCGGCCACCACCCAGTCGCTCGCGTGCAGCGGGGAGTGGAAGCTCGTACGGATCAGCCGCTCGAAGCGCCCGTGCCCGATGCCGTTGAACTCGATCTGCCCGTAGTAGGCGATCATCTTGCCCTTCTGCAGGAACCACTGGCTCCCCTTGAGCTCCACGCAGAAGGTGTAGGCGTTGACGTTGTCGTCCGACGGCAGCGTCATCGGGTCGAAGACCACCGGCGTGCTCACAGCTTCTCCTCCGACGCCTGGACGTACACCGCTCCGTTGCCGCTGAGCTCCAGCTGGAACGCCTCACCGGAACCGCGTCCCACCATGTCACGCCAGCCGAGCGCGGTGGACAGCTTGTTGGTCACGTCCCCGTGGTGGGCGACGTAGGCCTGCGGGTCCACGTGGACCGGCCTCCCCGGGGTGATCGGCAGCTCGATCACCCCGCCGTGCGCCATCACGGCGACCGCGCCGTGCCCCTTGAGCGTCGTCGTGAACAGGCCCTGCCCGGTCACCTGGCCCCGCACCATGCCCATCACCCCGCCCTGCGAGCCCATGAACATGGTGCCCTGCTGAAGGGTCCCGTCGAAGGCGAGCAGGCGGTCGGCCTCCACGTAGAGGGTGTCCCCGGCCAGGTTGACGACCTGGATGTGGTGGCCC from Streptomyces sp. QL37 harbors:
- a CDS encoding AIM24 family protein, whose translation is MSTPVVFDPMTLPSDDNVNAYTFCVELKGSQWFLQKGKMIAYYGQIEFNGIGHGRFERLIRTSFHSPLHASDWVVAEGSGKMLLADRAFDVNSFDLEDGNLTIRSGNLLAYQPTLALKQSIVPGFLTLIGTGKFVAASNGPVVFMEPPLRVDPQALVGWADCPSPCHHYDHGYMTGVMGGLRSLTGIGGTSGEEHQFEFVGAGTVLLQSSEALMPEQATGVVPHEPGVPGGGGQHGSAPRMPGQLGDLQRRFGL
- a CDS encoding AIM24 family protein → MPFREINSKMVEAVVGPGQKMYSQRGAMLAYRGDVSFTPNVQGGQGGLGSMIGRRVANEATPLMTVEGSGTVMFGHGGHHIQVVNLAGDTLYVEADRLLAFDGTLQQGTMFMGSQGGVMGMVRGQVTGQGLFTTTLKGHGAVAVMAHGGVIELPITPGRPVHVDPQAYVAHHGDVTNKLSTALGWRDMVGRGSGEAFQLELSGNGAVYVQASEEKL
- a CDS encoding MarR family transcriptional regulator gives rise to the protein METETATRWLTDAEQCAWRTHLDVSRLLTHQLEKDLQPFGLTMNDYEILVNLSESEDQRLRMSDLAAATLQSKSRLSHQITRMENAGLVRREHCESDRRGLFAVLTDLGGETMRKVAPHHVESVRRHFMDLLSPEELSALHAALTPIAEHLRGRRGKP
- a CDS encoding PepSY domain-containing protein; this encodes MKRNIAIATLTAAVLVGGGLATTAAFADSDSGGKDDRTATADRTAGGAGERRTTAAGGTTVQEAADAALKAVPGTVTEAELDDDDDSDRTVWELDVYGSDKVWHDVTVDDRNSKVLSDREDDGDDRDRHAPRSAAVSLDAAVKAALGAQPGTVTSVDLDDNDDDDDGRRGAPRWDVDVTGKDGKRHELHVDAKSGKVTVDQDDDNDGDDGDDNDGDDD
- a CDS encoding HAMP domain-containing sensor histidine kinase; translation: MRSVRARAALGATLVVAVALTAAGLAVLLVLRGNLTDRAGLEAEVTAREVAGELAAGRAYADLEAGDEDSHPVQVTDEQGRVVAVSKDLEAISGTGTAQVVPASPAPVPSPGDDDDDDDDDDGSDPPRSEVSSDPPDFTNGTATVDGDTADYRFAAVEVTTREDVTLTVHAGAPLAAEQEAVNTVRNSMLTGLPVMLLVVAGVTWLVTRRALRPVEGIRRELAAITASEDLGRRVPEPDSRDEIARLARTTNETLTVLEASVDRQRRFVADASHELRSPIASLRTQLEVGEAHPELLDVPGAVADTVRLQVLAADLLLLARLDAGERPGRTAVDLGALVREEVSQRASDRIAPEVTVADDDSLEVGGSRGQLARVVGNLLDNAERHAERSVAVSVRADRGDVLVEVMDDGAGVPEDERDRIFERFVRLDDARSRDDGGAGLGLAIARDVASRHGGTLTVGEGAGGGARFTLRLPGRPGAGAVGDG
- a CDS encoding response regulator transcription factor; translation: MRLLIVEDEKRLATSLARGLTAEGFAVDVVHDGLEGLHLAGQGVHDLVVLDIMLPGMNGYRICAALRAAGHEMPILMLTAKDGEYDEAEGLDTGADDYLTKPFSYVVLVARVRALLRRRGGSASPVLTAGTLRMDTAARRVHRGEEEVALTAKEFAVLEQLVLRAGEVVSKADILEHVWDFAYDGDPNIVEVYISTLRRKLGAASIRTVRGAGYRLEAL